One Paenibacillus sp. FSL H7-0737 DNA segment encodes these proteins:
- a CDS encoding amino acid ABC transporter ATP-binding protein: protein MIAVKNLQKNYGKLEILKGIDLEIHKGEVVVVIGPSGSGKSTFLRCLNLLEQPTGGEITFEGESITSKKHDINVTREKMGMVFQQFNLFPHKTVLQNITLAPIKVKKQQQSEADKFAMELLKTVGLEDKKDAYPAQLSGGQKQRIAIARALAMQPHVMLFDEPTSALDPEMVGEVLEVMKKLAEDGMTMVIVTHEMGFAREVGDRILFMDGGVIVEQGTPAQVFGNPQHVRTQDFLSKVL from the coding sequence ATGATCGCCGTTAAGAACTTGCAAAAAAATTACGGAAAGCTGGAAATTCTCAAGGGAATTGACTTGGAGATTCATAAAGGTGAGGTCGTCGTCGTTATCGGACCGAGTGGATCGGGTAAAAGTACCTTTCTGCGCTGTTTGAATCTCCTGGAGCAGCCAACTGGTGGCGAAATTACTTTTGAAGGTGAATCTATTACCTCCAAAAAGCACGATATTAATGTCACACGTGAGAAGATGGGCATGGTATTTCAGCAGTTTAACCTCTTTCCTCACAAAACAGTTCTACAGAACATTACACTAGCACCGATTAAGGTGAAAAAACAGCAGCAGTCCGAAGCTGATAAATTCGCAATGGAGCTGCTCAAGACTGTAGGCCTAGAAGATAAAAAGGATGCTTATCCTGCTCAACTGTCAGGAGGACAGAAGCAGCGGATCGCGATTGCCCGGGCGCTGGCGATGCAGCCTCATGTGATGCTCTTTGACGAGCCAACCTCAGCCCTTGATCCAGAGATGGTCGGTGAGGTGCTGGAGGTTATGAAGAAGCTTGCAGAAGATGGGATGACAATGGTCATAGTTACGCATGAGATGGGCTTTGCACGCGAAGTGGGCGACCGTATTCTATTTATGGATGGCGGCGTGATTGTAGAGCAAGGTACACCTGCACAAGTATTCGGAAATCCTCAGCATGTACGTACACAGGATTTTTTAAGTAAAGTGTTATAA
- the glgA gene encoding glycogen synthase GlgA → MKVLFAAAEAHPFIKTGGLADVIGALPKALKGAGVDVRVILPKYRGIPEKFTSKMEHLTEVYVPIGWRNQYCGIEHMVYDGIPVYFIDNEYYFGRDGIYGYMDDGERFAFYNRAVLECLPAIDFQPDVLHCHDWHAAVIPMLLQGHYRHNPFYSEMRSVFTIHNLLYQGVFPYEVLGELLGLDSSYFGGVEYYGNVNFLKGGIVYSDRVTTVSPTYSEEIRTPYYGYGLDGLLNARADVLSGIVNGIDTKSYNPATDTSLATRYRSNLAKKTENKLALQEELGLPVDANIPMVAMVTRLVDSKGLDLLTRVLDELLYKDDIQFVLLGTGDESYERWFKEAAWRYPTKLSSQILFNDALSRKIYAASDIFLMPSKFEPCGISQLLALRYGSIPVVRETGGLNDTVQAYNEESGEGNGFTFSNYNAHDMMFTLRRAISLYKQPEHWKKITKNAFAGDYSWNVSAQQYIDIYNEITE, encoded by the coding sequence ATGAAAGTTTTATTTGCCGCAGCTGAAGCTCATCCATTTATCAAAACGGGTGGTCTGGCCGATGTCATTGGGGCATTACCTAAAGCACTGAAGGGTGCCGGGGTAGATGTACGAGTGATTTTGCCTAAATATCGTGGGATTCCAGAAAAGTTCACTTCAAAAATGGAGCATTTAACAGAAGTGTATGTGCCAATCGGTTGGCGTAATCAATACTGCGGGATCGAACATATGGTTTATGACGGTATTCCCGTTTACTTTATCGACAATGAATATTATTTTGGACGGGACGGAATCTACGGATATATGGACGATGGGGAACGCTTCGCGTTCTATAATCGTGCGGTGCTGGAGTGTCTGCCAGCTATTGATTTTCAGCCGGACGTCTTGCATTGCCATGATTGGCATGCGGCTGTAATCCCAATGCTGCTTCAGGGTCATTATCGACACAATCCATTTTACAGCGAAATGCGAAGTGTATTTACCATACATAACCTGTTGTATCAGGGTGTGTTTCCATATGAGGTGCTTGGGGAGCTATTGGGTCTTGACAGCAGTTATTTTGGAGGCGTGGAGTATTACGGGAATGTGAATTTCTTAAAAGGTGGCATTGTATACAGCGACCGTGTCACCACAGTAAGTCCAACCTACTCGGAAGAAATTCGAACACCTTATTATGGTTACGGACTGGATGGATTGTTGAATGCGCGAGCGGATGTTTTGAGCGGTATTGTGAATGGAATAGATACAAAAAGTTATAATCCTGCAACAGATACAAGTCTTGCTACCCGTTATCGTTCTAATCTGGCGAAGAAAACGGAGAACAAATTAGCCTTGCAGGAGGAATTAGGACTACCTGTGGATGCTAATATTCCGATGGTGGCTATGGTTACTCGTCTTGTGGATTCCAAGGGTTTAGATTTGCTTACGCGTGTATTGGATGAGCTATTGTATAAGGATGACATTCAATTTGTTCTGCTTGGAACGGGGGATGAGTCCTATGAGCGATGGTTTAAGGAAGCGGCTTGGCGTTATCCGACAAAGCTATCTTCACAAATCCTCTTTAATGATGCACTCTCACGCAAAATATATGCTGCTAGTGATATCTTTCTTATGCCTTCCAAGTTTGAACCTTGCGGGATCAGTCAACTTCTCGCTTTACGCTATGGTAGCATACCTGTTGTGCGCGAAACTGGTGGCCTGAATGACACAGTTCAAGCTTATAATGAAGAATCCGGTGAAGGGAACGGCTTTACATTCAGTAACTACAACGCCCACGATATGATGTTTACACTTCGCCGGGCGATCTCATTATACAAGCAGCCTGAACACTGGAAAAAGATTACGAAAAACGCATTCGCTGGCGATTATAGCTGGAATGTATCGGCGCAACAGTACATTGATATTTATAATGAAATTACGGAATAA
- a CDS encoding transporter substrate-binding domain-containing protein, with protein sequence MNKWGKLSLGMLLAVGLLSGCGQNKNDSDTAASGNATNGGATKKLTMGTSADFPPYEFHKVVDGKDTIVGFDIDIAKEIAADMGAELVIKDLPFDSLLNELSSGRVDIVISGLSPTEERKKAVDLSDIYYKAEQAIVVREADKDKYATMDAVKGTKIGVQTGSIQEEIAKGIEGAKITSLGKISEIVLQLQSNRVDTAIIEGPVAKSFVKNVPGLVITDAKPEVEDDGYAIGIKKGNKELLDQVNSTLTRLNSEGKIDEYVTAASELADSTK encoded by the coding sequence ATGAACAAATGGGGTAAACTTAGTTTAGGTATGTTATTAGCAGTAGGCCTGTTGTCAGGCTGCGGTCAAAATAAAAATGATAGTGATACCGCTGCAAGTGGAAATGCAACTAACGGTGGGGCTACTAAGAAGCTTACTATGGGCACAAGTGCAGATTTTCCTCCGTACGAATTCCATAAAGTAGTAGACGGTAAAGATACTATCGTGGGCTTTGATATCGATATCGCTAAGGAAATTGCTGCTGATATGGGTGCAGAACTTGTAATTAAGGACTTGCCATTCGACTCACTACTAAACGAATTGTCCAGCGGAAGAGTAGATATTGTAATTTCTGGACTTAGCCCGACGGAAGAACGTAAAAAAGCTGTTGATCTTTCAGACATTTATTACAAGGCTGAGCAAGCGATTGTTGTGCGCGAAGCGGACAAAGATAAATACGCCACTATGGATGCTGTAAAAGGTACCAAAATTGGTGTGCAGACTGGTTCCATTCAAGAAGAAATTGCTAAAGGGATCGAGGGAGCGAAAATCACTTCGCTGGGTAAAATCTCCGAAATCGTTCTACAATTGCAATCCAATCGTGTAGATACTGCTATCATTGAAGGGCCCGTCGCCAAATCATTCGTTAAGAATGTTCCTGGTCTTGTAATTACTGATGCTAAGCCAGAAGTTGAAGATGACGGTTATGCTATTGGTATTAAAAAAGGAAACAAAGAGCTACTGGATCAAGTAAACAGCACACTGACACGTTTAAACTCAGAAGGTAAAATTGATGAGTACGTAACGGCAGCTAGTGAGCTTGCAGATAGCACGAAGTAA
- a CDS encoding Ppx/GppA phosphatase family protein, translating to MRDDLRRIGIIDIGSNSIRLVIYDTTPEGGYKIIKECKYSARLSEKITKEGRLEQKDMETIIPVLRQFKEICNAFDVETIRAGATAAIRNAANSSEIIAFLSEASTIPIEVISGHQEAYFGFLGVINAFNVEDGYVIDIGGGSTEITLFRGRRYQHSISFPFGAVNTNLMFGQGGNWNGEQIQKLETYVLGRLVEHDWLNSTAGLPLFGLGGTVRSLGKLDQKTRAYSLPNSHGYTMASETIEHFMNTLPSMPYDKRKDLDGLSKSRADIIVSGLIIFHTVYQYIGASQAVISGEGLREGMLHDLLKPEQPVRDSALEYSLNTIIRFDIRTSKRYLDHINKLALSLFDAFKDEENKAEHEMLIYVSIMLHRTGSNINYYQSKRHTLYWLMNSPIRGLTHRQLILCAMIASYSTKSRKQKLSQMYKDILLPSDEEWIHKLGSLVQLSIALDSTEIGIVSGLKANLHGNTLNLDLEGASALLIGLEDIENALKAFKNAWAVKVKLDFPSNV from the coding sequence ATGAGAGATGATCTGCGCCGGATAGGCATTATCGATATTGGTTCTAACTCCATACGTCTTGTAATCTATGATACAACGCCGGAGGGAGGCTATAAGATCATAAAGGAGTGTAAGTACTCTGCGCGTCTTAGTGAGAAGATTACGAAGGAAGGTCGACTGGAGCAGAAGGATATGGAGACGATCATCCCAGTCTTGCGCCAGTTTAAGGAGATCTGCAATGCTTTTGATGTAGAAACCATTCGTGCGGGCGCTACAGCGGCAATCAGAAATGCTGCTAACTCCAGTGAAATTATTGCCTTTTTGTCAGAAGCTTCAACTATACCCATTGAGGTTATCAGTGGTCATCAGGAAGCTTACTTTGGCTTCTTAGGTGTCATAAATGCATTTAATGTTGAAGATGGTTATGTCATCGATATTGGTGGCGGGAGTACTGAAATCACACTTTTTCGCGGGCGGCGTTATCAACATAGTATTTCCTTTCCGTTCGGAGCGGTGAATACCAATCTTATGTTTGGTCAAGGTGGGAACTGGAATGGAGAGCAGATTCAGAAGCTCGAGACCTATGTTCTGGGGAGATTGGTAGAGCATGATTGGCTTAACTCAACAGCAGGTCTTCCATTGTTTGGTCTGGGAGGTACGGTTCGTTCTCTAGGTAAGCTGGATCAAAAGACTAGAGCATACTCATTACCTAACTCTCACGGTTACACCATGGCCAGTGAGACGATTGAGCATTTTATGAACACATTACCTTCAATGCCTTATGATAAGCGTAAAGATTTAGATGGGTTGTCTAAGAGTCGAGCAGATATCATCGTATCCGGGTTGATTATTTTCCATACGGTATATCAGTATATTGGGGCTAGTCAGGCTGTAATCAGCGGGGAGGGGCTCAGGGAAGGTATGCTACATGATCTACTGAAGCCGGAGCAACCGGTGCGAGACAGTGCGCTTGAATACAGTTTAAATACGATTATTCGGTTTGATATTCGTACTTCTAAACGGTATTTAGATCATATTAACAAACTTGCTCTAAGTCTGTTTGACGCGTTCAAGGATGAGGAGAATAAAGCTGAACATGAGATGTTAATTTATGTATCCATCATGCTACATCGGACAGGGTCTAACATTAACTATTATCAATCTAAACGACACACCCTGTATTGGCTGATGAATTCACCGATTCGTGGACTGACACACCGCCAGCTTATCCTGTGCGCGATGATTGCCTCGTATAGCACAAAAAGCCGGAAGCAGAAATTGTCCCAGATGTATAAGGACATTTTACTGCCTTCCGACGAAGAGTGGATTCATAAGCTCGGATCGCTTGTACAGCTTAGCATTGCACTAGACAGCACCGAGATCGGGATTGTAAGCGGCCTGAAGGCTAATCTCCACGGCAATACTCTTAATCTGGATCTTGAGGGCGCTTCAGCGCTTCTGATTGGTCTAGAGGACATTGAGAACGCCTTGAAAGCATTTAAGAATGCTTGGGCGGTGAAGGTAAAACTCGATTTTCCTTCCAACGTGTAA
- a CDS encoding amino acid ABC transporter permease produces the protein MDITLFKMAYDYRDFFLTGLQYTLLLAVLGVFFGFILGIIVSLLRMSKWGVLRFLATAWVEFLRGTPMLVQLFLIHYGLATFGIEFTPIQSGAITLSINSSAYLAEIFRAGIQGVDRGQMEAARSLGMKQGMTMRHIILPQALKSVLPAIGNEFITIIKESSIISFIGVTDLMFQARTVTTISYDGMTPLVIIAFMYFVLTFTLSKILGRLERRLNTDDRR, from the coding sequence ATGGACATTACTTTATTTAAAATGGCTTATGATTATCGTGATTTTTTCCTAACCGGTTTGCAGTATACCTTGCTGCTTGCTGTTCTAGGCGTCTTCTTTGGTTTTATTCTAGGGATTATTGTTTCCTTGCTACGTATGTCCAAATGGGGTGTGCTTCGCTTCTTGGCAACAGCCTGGGTAGAATTCCTTCGTGGTACACCTATGCTTGTACAACTGTTTCTGATCCATTATGGATTGGCTACATTCGGGATTGAATTTACACCGATTCAGTCGGGGGCAATCACTTTATCCATTAACAGTTCTGCTTACCTTGCAGAGATTTTCCGTGCTGGGATACAAGGGGTAGATCGTGGACAAATGGAGGCAGCCCGTTCGCTTGGAATGAAGCAAGGGATGACTATGCGCCATATCATACTCCCGCAGGCACTCAAGAGTGTTCTTCCGGCAATCGGAAATGAATTTATTACCATTATCAAGGAATCATCGATTATTTCTTTTATCGGCGTTACGGATTTGATGTTTCAAGCACGTACGGTTACAACGATTTCTTACGATGGTATGACACCACTTGTAATTATCGCATTTATGTACTTTGTGCTGACATTTACGCTATCGAAGATCCTAGGTAGACTGGAAAGGAGGCTGAATACCGATGATCGCCGTTAA